From the Clarias gariepinus isolate MV-2021 ecotype Netherlands chromosome 3, CGAR_prim_01v2, whole genome shotgun sequence genome, one window contains:
- the lrrc3b gene encoding leucine-rich repeat-containing protein 3B, with product MTPLDLWLSRSIPMCLLLQSLVLMALCFPSASMCPKGCVCQRGEYPPYGLNVTCSLAELKEIPTDLPADTVLLQLDHNQIHAVPERAFQDLRMLRRLNLSHNAVETLGESAFVGLEASLELLDLSHNRIVSVHKDAFARLKARVLVHDNPWHCDCALQQALGGMAHNHEAAARVLCRSSELRDQEGRPFLAVETDLCNLARRTTDYAMLVTMFGWFAMVISYVVYYVRQNQEDARRHLEYLKSLPSKPSKPDEPEDISTVM from the coding sequence ATGACTCCGCTGGACCTTTGGCTCTCGCGCTCCATCCCCATGTGCCTCCTGCTGCAGAGCCTGGTGCTCATGGCCCTCTGCTTCCCATCAGCCAGCATGTGCCCCAAAGGATGTGTGTGTCAACGGGGCGAGTACCCGCCCTATGGCCTCAACGTAACTTGCAGCCTTGCAGAGCTCAAGGAGATCCCAACGGACTTGCCTGCAGATACGGTGCTCCTCCAACTGGATCACAACCAAATTCATGCTGTGCCCGAGCGCGCCTTCCAGGACCTACGGATGTTACGCAGGCTGAACTTGTCCCATAATGCAGTGGAGACGCTAGGCGAGAGTGCATTTGTTGGCCTGGAGGCATCGCTGGAGCTTCTCGACTTGTCACACAACCGCATCGTGAGCGTGCACAAGGATGCTTTCGCACGGCTGAAGGCACGTGTACTGGTCCATGACAACCCATGGCACTGCGACTGTGCTTTGCAGCAGGCACTAGGAGGCATGGCACACAATCATGAAGCAGCAGCGCGCGTCCTATGCCGCAGTTCTGAGCTGAGGGACCAGGAGGGACGTCCATTCCTGGCAGTAGAAACCGATTTGTGCAACCTGGCCAGACGCACCACCGACTACGCCATGCTGGTGACCATGTTCGGCTGGTTCGCCATGGTCATCTCCTATGTTGTATACTATGTCAGGCAGAACCAGGAGGATGCCCGGCGCCACCTGGAGTACCTCAAGTCTCTACCAAGTAAACCCAGTAAGCCAGACGAACCAGAGGACATCAGCACCGTTATGTGA